The region CGGTCGCGGCCCTTATCAAGGACTTGAAGCGATCGGGCTTGCTAGACGACACCTTGGTGATTTGGTGCGGCGAATTCGGACGGATGCCAATGAGCGAACAAGGCAAAGGTCGGGATCACAATCCCTGGGGCTATTGCGGTTGGCTTGCGGGGGCTGGGATTCAGGGTGGGCGAACCTACGGCGCGACTGACGAGATCGGTCTGCGTGCTGCCGAAGACACCGTGCATGTCAATGAATTTCACGCGACGCTACTGCACCTGATGGGACTGAATCCTTTGGAGCTTTCATATTCGCACAACGGTCTGGATGAGCGACTGATCGGCCCTCAAGATGTTGATGTTGTCGAGGGGCTGATTTGATGTTCCAGCGATCAACGATTTACTATGCACGATGGTTTTGGGCGACGTCCTACGCAATCTTCTTTACCGTGGTCGCTCCGGCAGAGGAGACCAGCGAGTCCAGCGTGGTGGTGATCGAAGAGCAAGAGATCACCAAGTACGATCGTGACCACTGGGCTTTCCATTCGATCACGTTGCCTGATATTCCGAAGACGTCGAATCCCAGTTGGTGCAACACAGCGATCGACCGCTTCATTTTGGCAAAGCTGGAATCCGAAGGTATCCGCCCTGCCCCAAACGCTGATCGTTCGACTTTGGTCCGTCGGATTTATTGGGATTTGACAGGTCTGCCTCCGAAAGCAAGCCAGGCTCAGGCTTTTGTTAATGATGATGTCTTGGGTCAACAAGAAGCCTACGAAAAGCTGGTCGATCGGTTGTTGGCTTCGCCCGATTACGCACAACACACAGCCCAGTTCTGGCTGGATTTAGCTCGCTTTGCCGAAACGGATGGTTTCGAGCACGACAAGATTCGCCCGACAGCTTGGAAGTATCGAGACTGGGTGATCAAGGCATTGGGACAGGACCTGCCCTATGATCGTTTTATTCAGTGGCAGATTGCTGGCGATCAATTAGAGCCACAAAATCAGGATGCGCAATTGGCAACCGCATTCTGTGTTGCGGGGCCTGACATGCCCGATATTAATTTGATGGATGAACGTCGGCATGTGTTGCTTAATGAGATGACGTCCACGGTGGGAAGTGTCGTGATGGCATTGCAAGTGGGGTGTGCGCAGTGTCACGATCACATGTACGACTCCATCAGCCAAGCTGACTTTTACCGTTTGCGAGCGTTTTTTGATGACGCCGTCAAGCTTGAAAAAAACAAGTCGGTCACCATGTTGACCAGTGTCTCATCAGATCAGCCCAGCCGTTTGATGACGCGAGGTGACTTTCGTCGCCCGGGACCGGTCGTGCAAGCTTCGTTTCTGCGACTGTTGAATGCTGACGAACGGCAGCCGCAAAATGACGCTGCCAAACGAGCCGCCTTAGCCAAATGGTTAACCGATGGCAGGCATCCTTTGACCGCTCGAGTGATCGTCAATCGGATTTGGCAGATGCACTTTGGGCAAGGATTGGTCGCGACCCCAAATGATTTTGGGGTGCTAAGTGATTCCCCTTCGCATCCCGAATTGTTGGACTACCTTGCTGCACAACTGATGAATAACGGTTGGAGTTTGAAATGGTTGCATCGCGAAATTGTTCGATCAAGTGTTTATCAGATGGCCAGTCGGTTCAGTGACGGCGTTGTATCAAGGCAGGATTGGGACGAATCGCTAGAGGTTGATACGGCGAACCGCTTGCTGTCTCGCTATCCGAGACGAAGGTTAACGGGCGAGGCAATCCGAGATGGCATGTTGCAACAGAGCGGGATGATTAACTCGACAATGGGAGGGCCCGGCTTTCGACCGCCTTTGCCATCGGACATGGTCAAGACGCTATTAAAAGGACAATGGAACGTGACCGAGGAGCCTGCCGAGTTTGGGCGACGCAGTGTCTATCTATTTGCTCGGCGCAACTTGCGATACCCATTTTTCGCGACGTTTGATCGGCCTTCGGCTGACCAGCCATGTGCTTGCCGCAACGAATCGACCACAGCGGTTCAGTCACTCACGCTTTTCAATTCCGATTTGAGCATGTCAGCCGCTCGAAGGCTTGCGGAGGAATTGGGGAACGAGTCTAGCGATATTCAAATGCAGATTGATGATTTGTTTTGGAGACTA is a window of Stieleria sp. JC731 DNA encoding:
- a CDS encoding DUF1549 and DUF1553 domain-containing protein, with translation MFQRSTIYYARWFWATSYAIFFTVVAPAEETSESSVVVIEEQEITKYDRDHWAFHSITLPDIPKTSNPSWCNTAIDRFILAKLESEGIRPAPNADRSTLVRRIYWDLTGLPPKASQAQAFVNDDVLGQQEAYEKLVDRLLASPDYAQHTAQFWLDLARFAETDGFEHDKIRPTAWKYRDWVIKALGQDLPYDRFIQWQIAGDQLEPQNQDAQLATAFCVAGPDMPDINLMDERRHVLLNEMTSTVGSVVMALQVGCAQCHDHMYDSISQADFYRLRAFFDDAVKLEKNKSVTMLTSVSSDQPSRLMTRGDFRRPGPVVQASFLRLLNADERQPQNDAAKRAALAKWLTDGRHPLTARVIVNRIWQMHFGQGLVATPNDFGVLSDSPSHPELLDYLAAQLMNNGWSLKWLHREIVRSSVYQMASRFSDGVVSRQDWDESLEVDTANRLLSRYPRRRLTGEAIRDGMLQQSGMINSTMGGPGFRPPLPSDMVKTLLKGQWNVTEEPAEFGRRSVYLFARRNLRYPFFATFDRPSADQPCACRNESTTAVQSLTLFNSDLSMSAARRLAEELGNESSDIQMQIDDLFWRLFSRSPERTERQMAAEFLQSQQQLIEQQSDSIGESEAAYLAMVDLCRSLFNSNGFVYIE